In the genome of Desulfofarcimen acetoxidans DSM 771, one region contains:
- a CDS encoding ferritin-like domain-containing protein, whose product MSDEIKLKNIKYKYYPTYMYYTQNACPNALQLIESSVQSEKEDEMFYDYLLRMSPSEEQKSIIVSIRDDERKHNKMFREIYYQLTGKDIPPAPDVTFKRPKSYLDGIQQAKFGELAAVEKYRQILFGLSFLPYRNMLTEIYTDELKHADKWNFLYTINYTNAMCNKEHNKTCKPIANKE is encoded by the coding sequence TTGTCTGATGAGATTAAGCTAAAGAATATAAAATACAAATATTACCCAACTTATATGTACTATACCCAAAATGCTTGCCCCAATGCCCTGCAATTAATAGAAAGCTCTGTCCAAAGTGAAAAAGAAGATGAGATGTTTTATGATTATTTACTTAGAATGTCACCGTCTGAAGAGCAAAAAAGTATTATAGTCTCAATACGTGATGATGAAAGAAAGCATAACAAAATGTTCCGGGAAATATATTACCAGTTGACGGGGAAAGATATTCCTCCAGCACCGGATGTGACTTTCAAGAGGCCCAAAAGCTATTTAGATGGAATTCAACAGGCAAAATTTGGCGAACTGGCAGCAGTTGAAAAGTATCGACAGATTTTATTCGGCTTAAGTTTCTTACCTTATAGAAATATGCTCACAGAGATATATACTGATGAGCTAAAACACGCTGATAAGTGGAATTTCTTATACACAATTAACTATACTAATGCAATGTGTAATAAAGAGCATAATAAAACGTGCAAGCCTATTGCAAACAAAGAATAA
- a CDS encoding type II toxin-antitoxin system Phd/YefM family antitoxin encodes MPNIKPVSDLRNYNEVLHSCQVGEPVFLTRNGRGCYVLMDMQEYEKQQAVIKLLSKLVEAKDAIKTGEEWKSLDDLKKALEI; translated from the coding sequence ATACCAAATATTAAACCGGTTTCAGATTTGAGAAATTATAACGAGGTTCTTCATTCTTGCCAGGTTGGGGAGCCCGTATTTTTGACCAGAAACGGTAGAGGTTGCTATGTGCTTATGGATATGCAGGAATATGAAAAGCAGCAGGCAGTTATTAAGCTTTTGTCAAAGCTTGTTGAGGCGAAGGATGCCATTAAAACAGGAGAGGAATGGAAATCCCTTGATGACCTCAAAAAAGCATTGGAGATCTAA
- a CDS encoding type II toxin-antitoxin system RelE/ParE family toxin: MKYKIRINPMAIADVQQIKAYIAEDNQGAAAKMGTSIYSKIEKLADFPEIGVSLDTKINIKTNYRFLVCGVYLIFYKIEGEFVSVYRILNGVRDYLSILFSDELSED; the protein is encoded by the coding sequence ATGAAATACAAAATTAGAATCAACCCTATGGCCATTGCTGATGTACAGCAAATAAAAGCCTACATTGCCGAAGATAATCAGGGAGCAGCTGCAAAGATGGGAACTTCCATTTATTCAAAGATAGAAAAGTTAGCTGATTTTCCTGAAATAGGAGTCTCGCTTGACACCAAGATCAATATAAAAACAAATTACCGTTTTCTTGTTTGTGGTGTTTATCTTATATTTTACAAGATTGAAGGAGAATTTGTTTCAGTTTATCGTATTTTGAATGGCGTGCGTGATTATCTGTCAATCCTTTTTTCAGATGAGCTGAGTGAGGACTAA
- a CDS encoding IS1096 element passenger TnpR family protein, with amino-acid sequence MLACINTIFLKGWIKLNEPTTTLAFMQEVLKSYKKTASLQKTADELKISYAKVRKILITLGEYETDFSLEVGKRRSMGKSISEIAAELDTSANRVTAFLPYEKNLYTGPEPTIDAKKSKSYRKRINIARENFVNKPINKDDKRNLPIRKEKFMTNKCYHNKNVFKAIHLHLELKDNHLDDAEKAILHKYGESSTGDSISRDILIPSDMLLHNLHYAIQRLFGWQNSHLRRFILPEEVYNRLTGGTVKGWADLVGILFQPPSECEHDVFWDDDYQSGSIKTWLKKKYTGPYFFNGITEDYEWAQNDIKQLIKQFPILEVQESFSDYMNRSRGKGKEKLRIIKKAPFIELTLEEMNNSITMESGVESLLERLEVAAVLAFNDENVCNDNDIFPVTHKLIYNYDFGDDWTIIITKERDCKELLQKAYISKEELLDAEATVLTKHKPVCIHKDGVFVLDDVGGMHGFISFLRDIYEGEDKEERNNSKAWAQSLGWSKRKISNKLIL; translated from the coding sequence TTGCTGGCGTGTATTAACACTATATTTTTAAAGGGGTGGATAAAACTGAATGAACCAACAACTACATTAGCATTTATGCAGGAAGTATTAAAATCTTATAAAAAGACCGCTTCTTTACAAAAGACAGCGGATGAACTGAAAATTTCGTATGCAAAGGTTAGAAAAATTCTTATTACATTAGGGGAATACGAAACGGATTTTAGCCTGGAGGTTGGAAAAAGAAGAAGTATGGGCAAAAGCATTTCAGAAATTGCTGCTGAATTAGATACATCAGCAAACAGAGTTACTGCATTTTTGCCATATGAAAAAAATCTTTATACGGGCCCGGAACCAACAATAGACGCTAAAAAGAGTAAATCATATAGAAAAAGAATTAATATTGCCCGTGAAAACTTTGTAAACAAGCCAATAAATAAAGATGACAAAAGAAATTTGCCAATAAGAAAGGAAAAGTTTATGACCAATAAATGTTATCACAATAAAAATGTGTTTAAAGCAATACATCTTCATCTGGAATTAAAAGACAACCATTTGGATGACGCAGAGAAAGCGATTCTGCACAAATACGGAGAATCATCAACAGGAGACTCAATCAGCAGAGATATTTTAATTCCATCCGATATGCTTCTTCATAACTTGCACTATGCGATACAAAGATTATTTGGATGGCAGAATTCTCATTTACGCAGATTTATTTTGCCTGAGGAAGTCTATAACAGGTTAACAGGTGGAACTGTAAAAGGGTGGGCTGATTTAGTCGGTATACTTTTCCAGCCTCCTAGTGAGTGTGAGCATGATGTTTTTTGGGATGATGACTACCAAAGTGGGAGTATAAAAACATGGCTTAAGAAAAAATATACAGGGCCATATTTCTTCAATGGTATTACAGAAGATTATGAATGGGCTCAAAATGATATTAAACAATTAATTAAGCAGTTTCCAATTCTTGAGGTTCAGGAATCTTTTAGTGATTATATGAATAGGAGTAGGGGAAAGGGTAAAGAAAAACTACGAATTATAAAAAAAGCACCGTTTATTGAATTAACTCTGGAAGAAATGAATAATTCCATTACTATGGAGAGTGGGGTAGAAAGCTTGCTTGAACGCCTTGAAGTAGCAGCGGTTCTAGCTTTCAATGATGAGAATGTTTGTAATGATAATGATATCTTTCCGGTAACACATAAACTGATCTACAATTATGATTTTGGAGATGATTGGACAATAATCATTACTAAGGAAAGGGATTGCAAGGAATTACTTCAAAAGGCCTATATTTCAAAAGAGGAACTATTGGATGCAGAAGCGACGGTATTAACAAAACATAAGCCTGTATGCATCCATAAGGACGGAGTATTTGTTCTTGATGATGTAGGAGGAATGCATGGCTTTATAAGTTTCCTGAGGGATATTTATGAAGGTGAAGACAAAGAAGAACGAAATAATTCTAAGGCATGGGCACAAAGCCTTGGGTGGAGCAAGAGAAAAATTTCAAACAAACTGATTTTGTAA
- a CDS encoding tyrosine-type recombinase/integrase, which translates to MPRLTDFINLSNELKRVPISELIVKAKSLVKAKRYSQSTIWHYNERFNDLQHSSALFNTEKLSEKFIAQYIEEGMQKSPKLARSSVQRKALLNLIAAAVNTTPVFTNEKDADKIQIKSLRENLNTYNQYLREQEKRKETIKSYLQVATKFLLYLDKNKKSNFSKVTAIDIREFITDLGAKWSPRSMRIVPSQLKTYLKFAGFPVNAILFSSFRAPRKSKPVRAMSFENVEALWKYIEGDDGDLRSKAIVTILLATGMRPVDITELKLDDINWNNDNIGFIQSKTGEGMNIELFPVMGSAIIRYMTEERPKGTGAKFIFLTKKAPYRGLTPSVCNCILKVALEKIGVTFVADGLHCPRAVRRSLVSRMIAKGVPVQNAAAAIGHVDEKSVDLYTELDVKKMRSICLPIPNPMKEWLST; encoded by the coding sequence ATGCCTCGATTAACTGATTTTATAAATCTTTCGAATGAATTAAAACGGGTTCCAATCTCGGAACTGATTGTGAAGGCAAAGTCGCTGGTAAAAGCAAAGAGATACTCGCAGAGTACAATATGGCACTACAATGAAAGGTTCAATGATCTCCAACATAGCTCGGCCCTATTTAACACAGAAAAACTCTCGGAAAAATTTATTGCTCAGTATATTGAAGAAGGAATGCAAAAGAGTCCTAAACTTGCTCGTAGTAGTGTCCAAAGAAAAGCGCTTCTTAACTTGATCGCGGCAGCCGTCAACACTACTCCTGTTTTCACTAACGAAAAAGATGCTGATAAAATCCAAATCAAGTCTCTTCGAGAAAATCTAAATACCTATAATCAGTATCTCAGAGAACAAGAAAAAAGAAAGGAAACGATAAAATCATATCTTCAGGTAGCGACAAAATTTCTACTTTATCTGGATAAAAATAAAAAGAGCAATTTCTCTAAAGTCACGGCAATTGATATCCGGGAATTCATTACTGATTTAGGCGCCAAATGGTCGCCAAGAAGCATGCGGATTGTACCGTCACAACTCAAAACCTACCTGAAATTTGCGGGATTCCCTGTGAACGCCATACTTTTCTCGAGCTTTCGCGCCCCCCGCAAGAGCAAACCAGTCCGTGCTATGAGTTTTGAAAATGTAGAAGCTCTTTGGAAATATATTGAGGGCGATGATGGGGATTTAAGATCAAAAGCGATAGTGACAATACTGCTTGCGACAGGCATGAGGCCGGTTGACATTACCGAACTCAAACTTGATGATATTAACTGGAACAATGACAACATCGGCTTTATTCAAAGCAAAACAGGCGAAGGCATGAATATTGAACTCTTTCCTGTGATGGGTTCAGCGATTATCAGATATATGACCGAAGAACGCCCTAAAGGAACAGGAGCGAAATTTATTTTTCTTACAAAAAAGGCTCCATACCGCGGACTCACTCCATCCGTTTGTAATTGCATTTTAAAAGTTGCCTTAGAAAAAATCGGCGTCACTTTTGTCGCGGACGGACTTCATTGTCCGAGAGCAGTAAGGCGCAGTTTAGTATCACGAATGATTGCAAAAGGTGTCCCTGTACAAAATGCCGCTGCGGCTATCGGGCATGTCGATGAAAAATCTGTTGATTTGTATACTGAACTGGATGTGAAAAAGATGAGATCTATCTGTCTGCCTATACCGAATCCTATGAAAGAATGGTTGTCAACCTAA
- a CDS encoding DUF6429 family protein, protein MDKTNPEKAVKELTMLLMYLTRFNGRGHLGSDLDMSWKGYDFDIISELDEEDYIRQGSRRSKSVVITDEGMKLSRELLAKYNILDWK, encoded by the coding sequence ATGGACAAGACTAATCCAGAGAAGGCTGTTAAAGAATTGACCATGTTGCTGATGTATTTAACAAGATTTAATGGACGGGGCCATCTTGGATCAGATTTAGATATGTCTTGGAAGGGATATGATTTTGATATTATTAGTGAACTGGATGAGGAAGATTACATCCGGCAGGGAAGCCGTCGCTCCAAATCCGTAGTAATAACAGATGAAGGTATGAAATTATCACGGGAATTATTGGCTAAGTATAATATATTAGATTGGAAGTAG
- a CDS encoding IS630 family transposase: MPFISQRAKLDLTTEEINRLEKIIHSRTESVSHIERAKMFLLYHQGETIASIGRILETNRAKVERHTDKILQFGLDMALNDLPRSGRPDTITKEDKAWLVSLACQKPKEFGYSYELWTTDLLAKHARNHCVENGHPTLQNLAKGTVSKILSANNVKPHKIKYYLEKRDPEFEQKMANVLYVYKEVEMVSKNDEQSMYAYISYDEKPGIQAIENIAPDLPPSPGTYSCLARDYEYVRHGTLSLMAGIDLVTGHILAQVEDRHRSIEFVEFLKMISEYYKDIEKIVIILDNHSAHISKETRAYLSTVPNRFEFVFTPKHGSWLNLIESFFGKMAKSMLRAIRVKTKEELKDRIYKYIKEINDCPTVYRWKYKMDDIEII; this comes from the coding sequence ATGCCATTCATAAGTCAAAGAGCAAAATTAGATTTGACAACAGAAGAAATAAATAGATTAGAAAAAATTATACATTCAAGAACAGAAAGTGTGAGTCATATTGAACGGGCTAAAATGTTTCTCTTGTATCATCAAGGAGAAACAATAGCTTCAATTGGTAGAATATTAGAGACTAACCGTGCAAAAGTAGAACGACATACAGATAAAATTTTACAATTTGGCTTAGATATGGCACTCAATGATCTTCCTCGTTCAGGCAGGCCGGATACAATAACCAAGGAAGATAAAGCGTGGCTTGTTTCTCTTGCTTGCCAAAAACCTAAGGAATTTGGATATAGCTATGAATTATGGACAACAGATTTATTAGCCAAACATGCACGAAATCATTGTGTAGAAAATGGCCATCCAACCCTGCAAAATCTAGCAAAAGGTACAGTATCAAAAATACTTTCAGCAAACAATGTTAAGCCACATAAAATTAAATATTACTTGGAAAAAAGGGATCCAGAATTTGAACAAAAAATGGCTAACGTGTTATATGTCTATAAAGAAGTTGAAATGGTATCAAAAAATGATGAACAATCAATGTATGCTTATATATCATATGATGAAAAACCCGGTATTCAAGCTATAGAAAATATTGCTCCGGATCTTCCTCCTTCTCCTGGAACGTATTCATGTCTTGCTCGTGATTATGAATATGTTCGCCATGGTACACTTAGTCTCATGGCCGGTATTGATTTGGTAACAGGTCATATCTTAGCTCAAGTAGAAGACCGCCATCGTAGTATTGAGTTTGTAGAGTTTCTAAAAATGATAAGTGAGTACTACAAAGATATAGAGAAAATAGTAATTATATTGGACAACCACTCCGCTCATATTTCAAAAGAAACAAGGGCTTATCTTAGTACTGTCCCAAATCGTTTTGAATTTGTTTTTACACCAAAACATGGATCCTGGTTAAACTTAATTGAATCATTTTTTGGCAAAATGGCTAAATCAATGCTGAGGGCTATTAGGGTAAAAACTAAAGAAGAATTAAAAGATAGAATTTACAAATATATAAAAGAAATTAATGATTGTCCTACTGTTTACCGCTGGAAGTACAAAATGGATGATATTGAAATAATTTAA
- a CDS encoding tyrosine-type recombinase/integrase, whose protein sequence is MAYKKQQDRLLSPLTKEIEEFIDFKQQSGSLYTSSEFALKAFNRFCAAVENQALTPQQLAEAWVKSGDDKPKYDGGCCVRQLGQYLTAQGHPKAFTVLSAKGNTPRLLGINSGPFVREIKEFVDQKRSAGRKYISEGYCLKAFDKFCAMKENEFLTPQQLADAWCGKVREKNTANIGMIRELGMYLTMQGSTKSFVVPYANGDMPKPPFTGYTGSFAEEIVSFLKTKRSAGLKYRHEEFRLKDFDKFCNEQSNLKLSLRQLADAFIHFQEERGYSKSRRSTSVIKAFGNYLTNNGCSNAFTIIDKNFVAGPYAEEISAFVAFKKSCGFKYLNSGYHLRSFDVFCASKENESLTPQQLADKWVLKRDNEHPNTRAGRVDPVRVFGKYLTSIGHAKAFTIAVDAAQRRSPKPPYLFSEDDIDIFFGACAELKPDEKEPSMHIVLTAAFLFMHCMGVRTCELKILMENVNLETGEVIIIDAKTGERSVYMSEELSEFLFKYNLVIEKIFPRHKYLFPASVSRSRNDFAKHFREIWTSNVPAVEHGGPRLYDFRHHLLYRNVELCMRNGDDVNVLRPYLMRHMGHKLPESFQYYFHLSPPIRKEVSQIKKSLDWMIPDVPEVPYE, encoded by the coding sequence ATGGCTTATAAAAAACAACAAGATAGGCTTCTCAGCCCCTTAACTAAAGAAATCGAGGAATTTATTGACTTCAAGCAACAATCAGGCTCCCTGTATACAAGTTCTGAGTTTGCGCTAAAAGCCTTTAATAGATTTTGTGCCGCGGTGGAAAACCAAGCCTTGACTCCTCAACAATTAGCTGAGGCCTGGGTAAAGTCAGGTGATGATAAACCAAAATATGATGGTGGTTGCTGTGTCAGGCAACTCGGGCAGTACCTTACCGCGCAGGGGCACCCCAAAGCATTTACTGTACTCAGCGCTAAAGGAAACACCCCTAGGCTGCTTGGTATAAATTCTGGTCCTTTTGTCAGGGAAATCAAGGAGTTTGTTGATCAAAAAAGATCAGCGGGTCGAAAATATATTTCCGAGGGGTACTGTCTAAAAGCCTTCGATAAATTTTGCGCTATGAAGGAGAATGAATTTTTGACTCCCCAGCAGTTGGCAGACGCCTGGTGCGGGAAGGTTAGAGAAAAAAACACCGCTAATATTGGGATGATTAGAGAGTTAGGCATGTACCTCACCATGCAGGGTAGTACGAAATCTTTTGTGGTTCCTTATGCGAATGGAGATATGCCAAAACCGCCATTTACCGGGTACACAGGTTCGTTTGCGGAAGAAATCGTATCGTTTCTTAAAACGAAAAGATCTGCCGGTTTGAAGTACAGACATGAGGAGTTTCGCCTAAAGGACTTCGATAAATTTTGTAATGAGCAATCTAATTTGAAATTGTCTCTGCGGCAACTGGCTGACGCGTTTATACATTTCCAAGAGGAACGCGGCTATTCCAAGAGCAGAAGAAGTACCTCCGTTATTAAAGCATTCGGTAACTATCTTACTAATAATGGTTGTTCAAACGCTTTTACTATCATTGATAAAAATTTCGTCGCTGGCCCATATGCGGAAGAGATATCGGCTTTTGTCGCCTTCAAAAAATCTTGTGGATTTAAGTATCTCAATTCCGGTTACCATCTGAGGTCTTTCGATGTGTTTTGCGCCTCGAAAGAAAACGAATCTCTGACCCCTCAACAATTGGCTGATAAATGGGTTCTAAAAAGAGACAATGAACATCCGAATACACGTGCTGGCCGGGTAGACCCAGTCAGAGTTTTCGGCAAATATCTTACAAGCATTGGACATGCCAAAGCTTTTACGATTGCGGTTGATGCCGCGCAAAGGAGGTCTCCTAAGCCTCCATATCTATTTTCAGAAGACGATATTGATATATTCTTTGGCGCATGCGCTGAATTGAAGCCGGATGAAAAAGAACCATCCATGCACATCGTTCTTACGGCGGCGTTTTTATTTATGCACTGTATGGGTGTCAGGACATGTGAATTAAAAATATTGATGGAGAATGTGAATCTTGAAACCGGCGAAGTCATCATTATTGACGCCAAGACCGGTGAACGGTCTGTGTATATGAGCGAGGAGTTATCTGAATTTCTTTTCAAATACAATTTAGTGATCGAAAAGATTTTTCCGCGTCACAAGTACCTATTTCCCGCATCCGTAAGCCGATCCCGTAACGACTTTGCCAAACACTTCAGGGAAATATGGACGTCCAATGTCCCCGCCGTGGAGCATGGGGGACCCAGGTTATACGATTTTCGTCACCATCTTCTATATCGAAATGTTGAATTGTGTATGCGAAACGGTGATGATGTGAATGTCCTGCGGCCATATTTAATGAGACATATGGGGCATAAGTTGCCGGAGAGTTTCCAATATTACTTCCATCTATCACCACCAATTCGAAAAGAGGTATCCCAGATCAAAAAGAGCTTGGACTGGATGATACCTGACGTTCCGGAGGTTCCATATGAGTAA
- a CDS encoding calcium-binding protein, with protein sequence MDKSLYGKELAKYKLDYLGGHENIDAVLMNPDIIIYDKGIVISSSLNKNFIYLRWDKIESVVYYRESTEKIEIDYEEQKTVTLEKADESTDVMDMLLKIKSASPDTEILEKAEIHKNSKEESEEAFFPLDEQDLRIYARLGDIKENVMLEAYKKWKNYLSKTLRFPFEAEISEEQRGGSLQEGDKLTVLSIDSTDDLYGILVNIAKKKKRYVFPLCDLEVVDVKSENYLPVNDYSYWFTNYR encoded by the coding sequence ATGGATAAAAGTTTATATGGCAAAGAGCTTGCAAAATACAAGCTTGACTATTTAGGTGGACATGAAAACATTGATGCAGTACTTATGAATCCGGATATCATCATTTACGATAAGGGTATAGTGATTTCCTCCTCGCTTAATAAAAATTTTATATATTTAAGATGGGATAAGATAGAATCCGTTGTTTATTATAGAGAATCGACAGAAAAAATTGAAATTGACTATGAGGAACAAAAAACAGTAACTCTGGAAAAAGCGGATGAAAGTACTGATGTCATGGATATGCTGTTAAAAATAAAAAGTGCATCCCCTGATACGGAAATTCTGGAAAAGGCAGAAATTCACAAAAATTCTAAAGAAGAATCTGAAGAAGCTTTCTTCCCTCTTGATGAACAGGATTTAAGAATTTACGCACGTTTAGGAGACATTAAAGAGAATGTTATGCTGGAAGCCTATAAAAAGTGGAAAAACTATTTGAGTAAAACTCTAAGATTTCCCTTTGAAGCGGAAATATCTGAGGAGCAGAGGGGCGGATCATTGCAAGAAGGAGATAAACTTACTGTTTTAAGCATTGATAGCACAGATGATTTATATGGAATACTTGTTAATATTGCAAAAAAGAAAAAACGATATGTTTTTCCACTTTGTGATCTTGAAGTGGTCGATGTGAAGTCCGAAAATTATTTGCCTGTAAATGATTATAGTTACTGGTTTACAAACTATAGATAG
- a CDS encoding type II toxin-antitoxin system Phd/YefM family antitoxin, producing MPNIKSSTDLRNNYNDISTFCRESCEPVFITKNGQGDLVVMSIETYEALSGKLELYRLLNEGRAAVKAGKKRPLHEVMKDIKQGISDGGI from the coding sequence ATGCCAAATATAAAATCCAGTACAGACCTGCGTAACAACTATAACGATATCTCCACCTTCTGCCGTGAAAGCTGCGAACCTGTTTTTATCACAAAAAACGGACAGGGAGATTTGGTGGTCATGAGTATTGAGACTTATGAAGCGCTCAGCGGCAAGCTGGAACTCTATCGTCTGCTTAACGAAGGGAGAGCGGCTGTCAAAGCCGGAAAGAAACGTCCGCTTCACGAGGTCATGAAGGATATCAAACAGGGTATCTCCGATGGCGGAATATAG
- a CDS encoding type II toxin-antitoxin system RelE/ParE family toxin produces MAEYRVDISEPAENDLRDIVRYIASQLSAPTSALHMMELLEEAMVGLSDMPQRCPLVADEHLSQMGYRKLPVKNYVVFFSIDERNKVVDVERILYGRRDWLRIL; encoded by the coding sequence ATGGCGGAATATAGAGTAGACATATCCGAACCGGCCGAAAATGACCTCAGGGACATTGTCCGGTATATTGCTTCTCAACTGTCCGCTCCCACATCAGCGCTCCATATGATGGAGCTTCTTGAAGAAGCAATGGTGGGTTTGTCAGATATGCCGCAGCGCTGTCCGCTTGTCGCAGACGAACACCTATCCCAAATGGGGTACAGAAAGTTACCCGTAAAGAACTACGTTGTGTTCTTTTCAATTGATGAGAGGAACAAGGTGGTTGATGTCGAAAGAATTCTGTACGGCAGACGCGACTGGCTCAGAATTTTATAA